Proteins from a genomic interval of Gadus morhua chromosome 21, gadMor3.0, whole genome shotgun sequence:
- the stx11b.1 gene encoding syntaxin-11b.1, translated as MRDRLSFLQELSDGQPEAVEQMEYAESSAASDSYSNVDLEDLQSVAVVFDTSQDLDEVLGKAQEVHREVQLIRLETKRLREQNARVLQGTTRMSAIKRDANAIGTDIKLRAEGVLQKLRDMDHEARKMEEEHGANAAVSRIARTQYACLSNGFRDTMFDYNEAEMSHRENCKAHIRRQMEIVGRETTGEEVEEMIETGQWNIFGGELLAEGKTARSALTQIEKRHQDLVELETRIKNIHEIFLDIALLVEEQGPMLTSIQSNIQKTDGHIQEALMKLGRAKRHDKNNPFKKMFCGCFPCYK; from the coding sequence AGATGGAGTACGCCGAATCCtcggccgcctccgactcctaCAGCAACGTGGACCTGGAGGACCTCCAGTCCGTGGCGGTGGTGTTTGACACCAGCCAGGACCTGGACGAGGTCCTGGGCAAGGCCCAGGAGGTCCACCGCGAGGTGCAGCTCATCCGGCTGGAGACCAAACGTCTGCGGGAGCAGAACGCCCGCGTGCTCCAGGGCACCACGCGCATGAGCGCCATCAAGCGCGACGCCAACGCCATCGGCACGGACATCAAGCTGCGGGCGGAGGGCGTGCTGCAGAAGCTGCGCGACATGGACCACGAGGCGcgcaagatggaggaggagcacgGCGCCAACGCCGCCGTGTCCCGCATCGCCCGCACGCAGTACGCCTGCCTCAGCAACGGCTTCCGGGACACCATGTTCGACTACAACGAGGCGGAGATGAGCCACCGGGAGAACTGCAAGGCCCACATCCGGAGGCAGATGGAGATTGTGGGCCGGGAGACGACgggcgaggaggtggaggagatgatcGAGACGGGCCAGTGGAACATCTTCGGCGGCGAGCTGCTGGCCGAGGGGAAGACGGCGCGCTCGGCGCTGACGCAGATCGAGAAGCGGCACCAGgacctggtggagctggagacGCGCATCAAGAACATCCACGAGATCTTCCTGGACATCGccctgctggtggaggagcagggaccCATGCTGACGTCCATCCAGAGCAACATCCAGAAGACGGACGGACACATCCAGGAGGCGCTGATGAAGCTGGGCCGGGCCAAGAGGCACGACAAGAACAACCCCTTCAAGAAGATGTTCTGCGGCTGCTTCCCCTGTTATAAATAA
- the LOC115534761 gene encoding syntaxin-11 translates to MRDRLEMLQTIREEECDSESELSFPDCDSEQLDFSQEAVVFRDPDDLRGVLKEAHSLRKEVTLLRLEVTRLIRHNERFGTSMRRLTLLKQDSDSIARGIHRRGEALFVRLKALGERSRALEELKGPDAALSRIATGQHCALNRAFKGIMDDYNRAEEMQRVKCRGRLQRQASILGTDISDEQLDEVVEQGGKGWAELSQSLQTDGARTSRLALCDIKGRHRELVELEARIKEVHDLFQNMAMMVEEQGCLINNIENNVGRTQEYVQETNEHIKTAVRFKRKNPFKHCCPCLPCWRPVV, encoded by the coding sequence ATGAGGGACCGACTGGAGATGCTGCAGACCATCCGGGAAGAGGAGTGCGACTCAGAGTCTGAGCTGTCCTTTCCGGACTGTGACTCGGAGCAGCTCGACTTTTCCCAAGAGGCGGTGGTCTTCCGGGACCCCGACGACCTGCGCGGCGTCCTGAAAGAGGCCCACTCCCTGCGGAAGGAGGTGACCCTGCTCCGCCTCGAGGTGACCCGGCTCATCCGGCACAACGAGCGCTTCGGCACCAGCATGCGCCGCCTCACCCTCCTCAAGCAGGACTCGGACTCCATCGCCAGGGGGATCCACCGCCGCGGCGAGGCCCTTTTCGTCCGGCTCAAGGCTCTGGGGGAGCGCAGCCGCgcgctggaggagctgaagggCCCCGACGCGGCCCTGAGCCGCATCGCCACGGGCCAGCATTGCGCGCTCAACCGGGCCTTCAAGGGCATCATGGACGACTACAACCGGGCCGAGGAGATGCAGCGGGTCAAGTGCCGCGGGCGGCTCCAGAGGCAAGCCTCCATCCTGGGGACGGACATCAGCGACGAGCAGCTGGACGAGGTGGTGGAAcaaggggggaaggggtgggccGAGCTGTCCCAGAGTCTGCAGACCGACGGCGCACGCACGAGCCGCCTGGCACTGTGCGATATCAAGGGCCGGCACAGGGAGCTTGTGGAGCTAGAGGCCAGGATAAAGGAGGTGCATGACCTGTTCCAAAACATGGCCAtgatggtggaggagcaggggtgCCTGATCAACAATATCGAGAATAATGTGGGTAGAACGCAGGAGTACGTACAGGAAACCAATGAACACATCAAGACGGCGGTGAGGTTCAAGCGGAAGAACCCCTTTAAGCACTGCTGCCCTTGTCTACCATGTTGGCGCCCGGTTGTGTAG